TTCGCTTTGTATCCGGTCTCCTCCTCTAACTCACGTGCGGCGCAAACCTTCGTATCCTCTGTCACACTGTCCCTTGACCCTGCAGGAATCTCTAATGTTTCTCGTTCTAGCGCATTTCGGTACTGCCTTACTAGAAGTACCTTTCCGTCTTCTAACACTGGTAAAACAGCCGCAGCACCCTTTCTATGGCACACAAAATCCCATTTCTCGCATTTTCCATCTGGAAGCTCTATCGTATCCTGATAAAAATCAAGGATTGAGCCCTCAAAACATAATTCCCGGTTTATTCTCTTTACATGCTGCATTTTTCTTCTCCTCCATTTCACACCAATTCGTCCATATAGCATAATCTATTATACTATAATATAATATAAATAAGAATCCTGCTTGCAGGATTCTCCGCCTGCGGCGGGTCGCATTTGCGACATTGTTCAACTCCGCCGCAGTGCGATCCTCACGGAGCATTTTTTGTGTAAGAGGAACGAAATTTCCTATTACATAAAAAATAAAAAGGAAAGTATTGAAAACTTTATATTCTCAATACTTTCCACATTTTTCAGATCTACGAAAATTTACTTCGCGTAATCCGTAACTCTGCTTTCTCGAATCACATTTACTTTAATCTGTCCTGGATATTCTAATTCAGATTCAATCCGTTTTGAAATATCACGTGCTAATAATACCATATCGGCATCACTAACCTGCTCTGGAACTACCATAATTCGAATCTCTCTACCCGCCTGAATAGCAAATGACTTATCTACACCCTTAAATCCGTTTGTTATATCTTCTAACTGCTTTAATCTGTTGGAATATGTTTCTAATGTTTCTCTTCTTGCACCTGGTCTTGCGGCACTGATGGTATCAGCAGCCTGAACAATACATGCAATCAAAGATTCCGGTTCTACATCACCGTGATGTGCTTCTACTGCATTGATAATCAATGCTGATTCTTTGTATTTTCTACATAAATCGACACCAATCTGAATGTGAGAGCCTTCCATATCATGATCGACTGACTTACCAATATCATGCAATAAACCTGCACGCTTTGCAGTTCTGACATCGACACCGATTTCAGCTGCAAGTAAGCCGGAAAGCTGCGCAACCTCGATAGAATGTTTCAATGCGTTCTGACCATAACTGGTTCTGAACTTCATTCTACCAAGCAGACGAACAAGTTCTGGATGAATTCCGTGAACACCAACCTCTAAGGTTGCTGTCTCACCTTCTTCACGAATCATTGTCTCTACTTCTTTTTGTGCTTTTTCTACCATTTCTTCGATTCTAGCTGGATGAATACGTCCATCTACAATCAATTTCTCTAATGCAATTCTGGCAACTTCTCTTCTGATTGGATCAAATCCGGATAAGATGACTGCTTCCGGTGTATCATCAATAATCAAATCAACACCTGTCAAAGTCTCTAATGTACGGATATTACGACCCTCACGTCCGATAATTCTACCTTTCATCTCATCGTTTGGAAGCTGTACAACCGAGATTGTTGTCTCAGCGACATGATCTGCAGCACATTTCTGAATGGCTGTAACTACATAATCCTTTGCCTTCTTATCAGCTTCTTCTTTTGCTTTGTTTTCCAATTCTTTGATTAATTTTGCAGTATCAAGTTTAACATCTTCCTCAACGGTTTTAAGAAGATATTCCTTTGCCTGTTCGGAGGTTAATCCTGAGATTCTTTCTAGTTCCTGTAACCGCTCTTCGTTGAGCCTTGCGATCTGAGCTTTCTGTTTGTTGATTTCTTCTTCTTTTGCAGCAAAGCCTGCTTCACGTCTCTCGATAGATTCTAACTTCTTATCTAAGTTTTCCTCTTTCTGTACAACACGACGTTCGCTACGCTGAATCTCTGCTCTACGCTCTTTGATTTCCTTATCAAGCTCATTCTTTGCCTTGATGGACTCTTCTTTCACCTCAAGCATGGATTCGCGCTTCTTGGTCTCTGCTGTCTTCACTGCCTCATCAATGATTTCTCTTGCTTTCTCATCCGCGTTACCAATCTTAGCGTCTGTGACCTTTGAATGGTACAGATTTGCAAGGAACCAAACGACAATTGCAGTTACCACTAATGTAATAACAACAGCAATCGCTACCTGCACAGGAGCACCTCCTTTATGAAATTTTCATTGTTCATATAACATTAAACATTCTTACTTGTCTGTCATAAATAACAACAGTTAAATTTTATCCTTTTTTCGAAATTATGTCAAGTGGATAACTATACAATATGCATAATATTGCATACATTTTCAAGGATTATACTACATATTGTGCCAAAATAAACCTTTCCTTTGCAAAATTTTGAATTTATTTCGACGAATCCATCTCCTCCATATTTTTCATGACGAAAAGGACGTCCGCGCTCTTGTATCCCCGTCTCATACAAAACTGATACTGTTTGCGAAACTCATTTGCATCCTGGCTTTTTCCGTCATATTTTCGTTTTAACAGCAATTGATAAATCTTTTGCTTATCCTCATTTTCGTACTCTTCTTCTAATGCCTGCTCAATAAGTTCCTTCGGAACCCCTCTTTTGCAAAGGTCCATCTGCAGACGCATTCTGCTCTTCTTCTCTTGCTGATAACGGATAAAATTCTTTGCATAGCGTAAATCGTCTATATAGTGATAACTCTCTACGTAGTTGATTGCGCTCTCGATACACTCCTTAGGATATCCATTCTGGCTTAACTTATCAAAAAGTTGTTTTTTGGTACGATCCATCTTCTCTAATAAATGCATGGCACGTTTTTTTGCTCTTGGTGTTAAAACCTCTGTTATTATCTTTTGATATGCTTCCTCTTCGAGATATCCATCTTCTTTGATTCCATATTTTCTGCATTCACCTGAATAAAGGGAAAAGGTGATTCCATTTCCCAACAGAATCTCCCTTTTCCCTTTTTCTAAAGGTGTCACGGAAACAATCTGTATCTGTGACATAGCTTCTCCTCTTTATTTTTATTCCTCGCTTAACTCTACTTCCGGTGCCTTGGCAGTATCTTCTTCTGGTTCACCATCCATATCCACTTTAAAATGATCGCGCACTTTTGCCTCAACCTCTTCACAGATAAGTGGATTCTCTCTCAGATAATTCTTGGCATTCTCTCTACCCTGACCAATTTTCTCGCCATTGTATGCATACCATGCACCAGACTTATTGATAATACCAACATTCGCTGCCAGGTCAAGAATATCTCCCTCTTTGGAAATACCTTTACCGAACATGATATCAAATTCTGCCTCCTTAAATGGAGGTGCAACCTTATTCTTTACAATCTTAACACGGGTTCTATTACCAATCACTTCACCGCCCTGTTTCAATGCCTCAATTCTTCTGACATCCATACGAACAGAAGAATAGAACTTCAACGCACGTCCACCCGTTGTTGTCTCAGGGTTACCAAACATGACACCAATCTTCTCACGCAACTGGTTGATAAAAATTACGATACAGTTAGACTTGCTGACTACGGAAGTTAACTTACGAAGTCCCTGACTCATAAGTCTTGCCTGAAGTCCCACATGGGAATCTCCCATATCACCATCAATCTCAGCCTTAGGAACAAGTGCCGCAACAGAATCGACGATGACAATGTCTACAGCGCCAGAACGAATCATGGTCTCTGTAATCTCAAGTGCCTGTTCTCCGCAGTCTGGCTGTGAAATATAAAGATTATCAATATCAACCCCGATATTCTTCGCATATACCGGATCTAAGGCATGCTCTGCATCAATAAATCCCGCAATTCCGCCTCTCTTTTGTACTTCCGCAACTGCGTGAAGTGCAACTGTTGTCTTACCACTGGACTCTGGTCCGTAAATCTCAATAATACGTCCTTTTGGAAGTCCGCCAAGTCCTAATGCAATATCTAAACTTAAGGAACCGGTTGGAACCGTCTCTACATTCATGCTTGCAGAGTTGTCTCCCAACTTCATAACAGATCCCTTACCATACTGCTTCTCAATCTGAGAGATTGCAGCATCCAATGCTTTCAATTTATCTTCTTTCGCCATTTTTCTCCTCCATGCGAACCTATGTTCGTTTTCTGTTCTTATAGTAGTATAAATCTGATTCATTGTCAATAAAAAATCGAAAATTTGTTCGTTTTTTATGGAACAACTTTTTCTAATAGAAATATCTCATATCATATGTCCCATAAATCGGACACATTAATATCTTAAAAGGATCCTTCTTCACTTTTTTAAGATTCTTTCATATCTTGTCTTTTATCATGCTTCTATCTTTCGGGAAATCTGGGAACTGGCTCTGCTGCCAGGCGGACGATTCAGATAAGAAATGGTATGCCTTCTTTATCCAAAAACATACATGTCTGATAAGAAAAGCATACCATATCTCTTTTTCTCTTACAAATAAATTTTTTCTAAACTCTTACATCGAAAAGCTTGCATCCTGATTGTCCGCAATCAGCTGTAAAATCTGTTCTTTTGTCTGAAATCCTGCTGTTCTTGCACGAAAGATTCCACAGTTCATCACAATCAAGGACGGAATGTTCATGACCTGATAATTTAAGGCAAGTCCGGCTTCTTTGTCTACATCGACCTTGCCAAATTTTACTTTTCCATCTAATTCTTTTGCAAGTTCTTCTATGACAGGAGCCTGCATTTTGCAAGGCTCGCACCAGTCTGCCCAAAAATCAAGCACAACCGGAATCTTGCAGGCTAATACTTCCTGTTCAAAATTTTCTTTTGTGATTGTCACAACTCCCATTTGTATGCTCCTTATTCACGTCCAAACTCTGATAAAACAAGTCCTTCATTTCGGTCTAATGTCATACCGACACTCCATGCATTGACAAACAGTAACAATGGACGGCCTTTCAAATCCTGAATCTTCTTCATATCAGAGGTTCCTGTTAATTTATCCATATCGATGTCCTTATTTTCAATCCAGCGGATATGTTCATAAGGCAGATTTTCCATACGGATTTCAACGTTATATTCGTTCTCAAGACGATATTTTAAGACATCAAACTGCAGCACACCGACAACACCGACGATGACCTCTTCCATTCCCATATTATATTCCTGGAAAATCTGAATGGCACCTTCCTGTGCAATCTGCTGCATTCCCTTCATGAACTGTTTCCGCTTCATCGTATCGACCTGGCGTACTCTTGCAAAATGCTCCGGCGCGAAGGTCGGAATACCTTCAAACTGGAACGGTTTTGCCGTGGTAATTGTATCTCCAATCGAAAAAATACCCGGGTCAAACACACCAATGATATCTCCGGCATAAGCCTCCTCTACAATGTGGCGCTCCTGTGCCATCATCTGCTGCGGTTGGGATAATTTAATCTTCTTATTGCCACCCTGTACGTGTGTGACTTCCATACCAGCCTCAAATTTACCGGAACAGATTCTCATAAACGCAATTCGGTCACGGTGATTCTTATTCATATTCGCCTGAATCTTAAAGACAAACGCAGAAAAATCCTCCTGGAATGGGTCAATCTCTCCGATATCTGCCTTACGTGGCAATGGAGAATATGTCATTTTCAAGAAATGCTGTAAAAAGGTCTCAACACCAAAGTTTGTTAAGGCAGAACCGAAAAATACAGGAGAAAGTTCACCCTTGCTTACTAAGTCCATATCAAACTCAGCACTTGCTCCATCTAACAATTCAATCTCTTCTAACAGCTTGTCCTTATAATCCTGTCCGATTTCATCCACCAAAGCCGGGTCATCAATGTCAATCTGTTTTTCCTGTCCCTCCTTGGTTCCTTTTAATGTATCGGAAAAGGTCATGACCTTCTTTGTATTACGGTCATATACCCCCTTAAAATTCTTTCCGGAACCGATTGGCCAGTTAACCGGGCATGTTGCGATACCAAGCTCTTTTTCGATATCATCTAACAGGTCGAAGGTATCGTTTGCATCACGGTCCATCTTGTTAATAAAAGTAAAAATCGGGATATGTCTCATAACACAGACTTTAAACAGCTTTCTTGTCTGCGCCTCAACACCTTTGGATGCATCGATTACCATGACCGCAGAGTCTGCTGCCATAAGGGTACGATACGTGTCCTCCGAGAAATCCTGATGTCCTGGTGTATCCAAAATATTGATGCAGTAACCGCCATAATTAAACTGTAAAACAGAAGAAGTAACAGAGATACCTCTTTGCTTTTCGATTTCCATCCAGTCAGACACTGCATGGCGTGCTGTCGCTTTTCCTTTTACGGAACCAGCTAGATTGATTGCACCTCCATACAATAAAAACTTCTCTGTCAATGTTGTCTTACCTGCATCCGGATGGGAAATAATTGCAAAGGTACGACGTTTCTCTATTTCTTTTCTTAAGTCAGCCAAAATAATTCCTCCAAAAAACTAAAATTCAATGATGGTCTTTCCGGCACATTCTGGCTTAATTCCAAAATAATTCAAAATTGTCGCTGCTGTGTCGGCAAAACACTCTCTTGTTCCATAGTTTACACCTGCTTTGATTGGTTTTCCATACATCAAAAGTGGTGTGTACTCTCTGGAATGATCGGTAGAAGGTGTACTTGGATCACAACCATGATCTGCCGTAATCATAAGAATATCTTCGTCTTTCATCTGTGCTAAAAGCTCTGGAAGACGTTCATCAAAGTAAGTTAACGCTTTTGCATATCCCTCTACGTCATTTCTGTGCCCGTATAACATATCATAATCTACCAGATTTGTAAAACATAAGCCGTTAAAATCTTTCTTCATATAAGCGAGTGTCTTATCAATTCCATCTGCATTTCCATCGGAACGCACATATTCAGTGATTCCTTTTTCCGCAAAAATATCGATAATCTTACCAACCGATAACACATCAAAGCCAGCATCTTTTAACTGGTCTAACATCGTAACTTTTGGTGGCTGCAAGGAAAAATCATGCCGTCTGCTTGTTCTTGTAAAATTGCCCGGTGTTCCGATAAATGGTCTTGCAATGACACGTCCTACCCCATGTTCTCCCTGTAACATTTCTCTTGCAATCTTACAATATTCATACAGCTGTTCTACCGGAACGACATCCTCATGTGCTGCTACCTGGAATACAGAGTCCGCGGATGTATACACGATTAAGTCCCCTGTCTTCATGTGCTCCTCTCCGTAATCACGGATTACATCGGTACCGGAATATGGCTTGTTGCAAAGCACACCTCTTCCTGTTCTCTTTGAAAATTCATCTAAGATTTCCTGTGGGAAACCATTTGGATACGTTGGAAGTGGTGTCGGTGAAATCACTCCTGCAATCTCCCAGTGACCAATTGTAGTATCTTTTCCTTTGGATACCTCTGTCATTCTTGCAAAAGAACCGAGTGGTGCTTTCTCCTTTTCTCCAATGTCTACTCCATCAATATTAAAATATCCCAATTTTCTCATGTTTGGCATCGAAAAATAAGGGCTTTTGGAAACTGCTTTTAATGTATTGCTTCCTGCATCTCCATAATCTGCCGCATCCGGCATTTCCCCGATTCCAACACTATCTAAAACAATCAAAAATACTCTTTTCATCTTTATGCTCTCCTATCCTGCCAGGATGCATTTGCCTCCATTCAAAGAGACACCTCTGACATATTACCATTAGCATAAACCGAATTGATAAGAAAATCAAGAAAAAGAACGCTACAAACGTAACGTTCTTCTTCCTGATTTTGGTATGCGTTATTGCTGCTGTGCCTGGGTCGTGATTGGCGTAATGACAATATTTTCCGCTGAAATATTGGTCTTTCTTTTTACGATATCCTCCACCTGTGCTCTCTTGGCATCGGTAACATCTCCCATATTTAATACAACGTCACAGGATTCATCTGTGATGCTTACGACAACATCAGAAAATCCTTTTGCCTCAAGCAGCATCTCGGCTGCTGCCTCACGCTCCGCAATGTCGGTCATTGTAATCATTTCATTTACAGCTGACTGTTTTTGCTCCTCTGTCACACTGGTATTGTCAATGATTTCTAACAATGCCTCCTTATTTTTGGAACGAATCTGCTCCCTGTTTAATTTCATTTCCGCCGCAAAGTCGACATTGCCAACCGTTGTGCTTGTAAGAACTGCTGCCCCTGCGTTTTCCATATTCTCGCCTTCTTCTACCTGTGCATCCACATTCGTCTCTGTCGTCTCCTGTGCGACATCGACGGATTCATCCGGCTCTTCCGCCACAAAGATGTCCCCTTCTAAAAGACTGTCCTCATCTGAAATTTCATATTCTTCCTGCATTGCATCATCGGTTACTGCATCGGATGCATTTGCTGCTGTCTGGGCTACCGCTTTATCATCTATGTTTTCATTCATATAGCTGATATACCCTGCTACCGCAATCATCAAGGCAAGCGCCGTAATGATGATTTGATTCTTGCGAAACATTTTTTTCAATTTGATTCCTCCTGCATGCGCATCTTTACTACTTTAATTTTATGTGGTTCTACCGAAAATAATGACTGAACTGCGTCCGAAATCTCTGTCACCACCGTCGGACTGTCAGCCCCCTGTGCCACAACGACAACTCCTTCCACCATAGGAAGCTCCTCTTTGGTCACATATGGGTATTTTCCATCCTCATTCTCCACGTACACCGTCTGCTGCTCATTCCCGCTCTCCGTAATCGTTCTGCTTCCCCCGTCTCCATCCGTCTCTGTCGTCTGGTTATTCTGCGTCGATGCATCTTTTTCTACCACATGTGTTCCATCGTCTTTTAGTGTAATCATCACCCGCACATTCCCAACCCCGTCCATCTCTGCTAGCACCTCCTCTAACCGTTTCTCCAGCTGTGTCTCATACGCATCCTTTTCCAGTTCCTTGGAACTTTTGGAATTAGATGTCTGTTCTACATTTGTAGTTGAATTTTGTTTTTCCTTTTTGGCTCCTGTCGGAAATGCGACCACCAGAAGAAGGACGCCTGCCAGTGCAAGAATCAGCCAATCCCCCTTTTTCCAATTGAAAACTCCACCTTTTTTGAACCAGAGGTTTAATTTTTCCATTCCTTTTTGCTCCATACCCTCAATCGCTGCTCCTCATTCATACGAAATATCTAATTGTTCCTCGCTCAATCCATAATGTTCCATCAATGCCTCTTTTAAGTTTTTACATAGTTCCTTCTCCTGTGGCGTCTGTTCCCCTTCTTCTCCCACCTCAATTTTTCCAATGATAATCTGATGTGAGGCGTCCCCCGTAACAGTAAGGCTTATGTGTGAAACCTCATATTGTTCCGTCAGCTCTATCTCTAGCTGCTTCACCGTGAAATTCTGTGCCGCTACAACCCGCTCAATCTCATCTTCCACTAATTTTTTATATTGTTCAAAATATTCGCTTTGTTTTGAAAATTCAATTTTTTTTGCATTTTGGTTGATTTCTTCTGCCTCCTCTAAAAATGCCTCATACTGCACTTTTTCTAAGAACTCCTCCGGGTTCATAAAAAGTGAAAGTACCGGCGAAAGAAATACAAACGCTAACAGGATTCCCATGAAAAAACGGATGTATTTCTGGTACGTTTTTGCAGGGACTAACTGAAAAAACAACATAAATAAGAGGAAAACCGCAAGATAGCTTTTCATGAATTCAAACATCTTATCCCCAGATGCCTCCTAATACATGACGCTTGTTGCCGCCGTGGTAAGTGCAATCGTCACCACAAAAAGCAGCAGACAGGTTCCAAGTGTCTTTGCATACAAGATACATCCGTTCGTCACCCCCTCCATACATCCATAGATGCGCTTATCTGAAATTGGTCCTGCAATCGCACCTGTCACTTTATAAAGCACGACCATACACATAATTTTTAAAAATGGAACCAGGCAGACAATTCCTAGTAACAACAGCGCCGCAACACCGACACAGTTTTTGATGACCATTCCACTTCCAACTAACAATTCGCTCACACTCGAAAAGGAGTTCCCGATTCCCGGAAGAAATGATGCCACTTTTCCAAAAGCACCTCCCGTCAGCCTGTCTTTTGCCGGCGCAATCAGATTCTGAATCACATTGAGTCCTAATATGATTCCCCAGCAAGCTTTAAACGTCCACTGAATCAGACTTTTCATAAGCTCCGTAAACCCTTTGAATTTGTCTTCCTCAAAAAAATTGCCAAACAGCTCTAACAGGATATAAAAATGAACTCCCGGCAGTAAAAAGCGCTCGAAAATCCATTCCACAAGATAGATGACCAAAAAGGACAGCTGATAAAATCCGAGGGATGAATTCACATTCGAAGAGAACATCATCGTAAAACAAAAAGTAGGCACGAGCGCTTTCATAAAGGAAATACAATTCTGTAAGGACTGCGATACCAGTTCACTCACATTCATAACGGACTGTAATAAAAGTACAGACAAAAGACAGTAAAGCAACATAAAACAAATATCCGAAACATACGTTTTTTCTAACATTCCGGTAAAATTAGAGAGGGTCGAAAATGCAGCCAGCAATAATAAAATTTCCGCCAGAATTTTCCGGTTTTCACGAAC
This genomic window from Roseburia sp. 831b contains:
- a CDS encoding NUDIX domain-containing protein — encoded protein: MQHVKRINRELCFEGSILDFYQDTIELPDGKCEKWDFVCHRKGAAAVLPVLEDGKVLLVRQYRNALERETLEIPAGSRDSVTEDTKVCAARELEEETGYKANQLTPLLSLKTTVAFCNEFIDVYLARDLKKGVQHLDEGEFIDLEAYELEELTAMIAEGKIQDSKTVASILAYQNLVLKELIHKMA
- the rny gene encoding ribonuclease Y, producing the protein MVTAIVVWFLANLYHSKVTDAKIGNADEKAREIIDEAVKTAETKKRESMLEVKEESIKAKNELDKEIKERRAEIQRSERRVVQKEENLDKKLESIERREAGFAAKEEEINKQKAQIARLNEERLQELERISGLTSEQAKEYLLKTVEEDVKLDTAKLIKELENKAKEEADKKAKDYVVTAIQKCAADHVAETTISVVQLPNDEMKGRIIGREGRNIRTLETLTGVDLIIDDTPEAVILSGFDPIRREVARIALEKLIVDGRIHPARIEEMVEKAQKEVETMIREEGETATLEVGVHGIHPELVRLLGRMKFRTSYGQNALKHSIEVAQLSGLLAAEIGVDVRTAKRAGLLHDIGKSVDHDMEGSHIQIGVDLCRKYKESALIINAVEAHHGDVEPESLIACIVQAADTISAARPGARRETLETYSNRLKQLEDITNGFKGVDKSFAIQAGREIRIMVVPEQVSDADMVLLARDISKRIESELEYPGQIKVNVIRESRVTDYAK
- a CDS encoding regulatory protein RecX, which translates into the protein MSQIQIVSVTPLEKGKREILLGNGITFSLYSGECRKYGIKEDGYLEEEAYQKIITEVLTPRAKKRAMHLLEKMDRTKKQLFDKLSQNGYPKECIESAINYVESYHYIDDLRYAKNFIRYQQEKKSRMRLQMDLCKRGVPKELIEQALEEEYENEDKQKIYQLLLKRKYDGKSQDANEFRKQYQFCMRRGYKSADVLFVMKNMEEMDSSK
- the recA gene encoding recombinase RecA, whose protein sequence is MAKEDKLKALDAAISQIEKQYGKGSVMKLGDNSASMNVETVPTGSLSLDIALGLGGLPKGRIIEIYGPESSGKTTVALHAVAEVQKRGGIAGFIDAEHALDPVYAKNIGVDIDNLYISQPDCGEQALEITETMIRSGAVDIVIVDSVAALVPKAEIDGDMGDSHVGLQARLMSQGLRKLTSVVSKSNCIVIFINQLREKIGVMFGNPETTTGGRALKFYSSVRMDVRRIEALKQGGEVIGNRTRVKIVKNKVAPPFKEAEFDIMFGKGISKEGDILDLAANVGIINKSGAWYAYNGEKIGQGRENAKNYLRENPLICEEVEAKVRDHFKVDMDGEPEEDTAKAPEVELSEE
- the trxA gene encoding thioredoxin, whose amino-acid sequence is MGVVTITKENFEQEVLACKIPVVLDFWADWCEPCKMQAPVIEELAKELDGKVKFGKVDVDKEAGLALNYQVMNIPSLIVMNCGIFRARTAGFQTKEQILQLIADNQDASFSM
- a CDS encoding peptide chain release factor 3 — its product is MADLRKEIEKRRTFAIISHPDAGKTTLTEKFLLYGGAINLAGSVKGKATARHAVSDWMEIEKQRGISVTSSVLQFNYGGYCINILDTPGHQDFSEDTYRTLMAADSAVMVIDASKGVEAQTRKLFKVCVMRHIPIFTFINKMDRDANDTFDLLDDIEKELGIATCPVNWPIGSGKNFKGVYDRNTKKVMTFSDTLKGTKEGQEKQIDIDDPALVDEIGQDYKDKLLEEIELLDGASAEFDMDLVSKGELSPVFFGSALTNFGVETFLQHFLKMTYSPLPRKADIGEIDPFQEDFSAFVFKIQANMNKNHRDRIAFMRICSGKFEAGMEVTHVQGGNKKIKLSQPQQMMAQERHIVEEAYAGDIIGVFDPGIFSIGDTITTAKPFQFEGIPTFAPEHFARVRQVDTMKRKQFMKGMQQIAQEGAIQIFQEYNMGMEEVIVGVVGVLQFDVLKYRLENEYNVEIRMENLPYEHIRWIENKDIDMDKLTGTSDMKKIQDLKGRPLLLFVNAWSVGMTLDRNEGLVLSEFGRE
- a CDS encoding phosphopentomutase, encoding MKRVFLIVLDSVGIGEMPDAADYGDAGSNTLKAVSKSPYFSMPNMRKLGYFNIDGVDIGEKEKAPLGSFARMTEVSKGKDTTIGHWEIAGVISPTPLPTYPNGFPQEILDEFSKRTGRGVLCNKPYSGTDVIRDYGEEHMKTGDLIVYTSADSVFQVAAHEDVVPVEQLYEYCKIAREMLQGEHGVGRVIARPFIGTPGNFTRTSRRHDFSLQPPKVTMLDQLKDAGFDVLSVGKIIDIFAEKGITEYVRSDGNADGIDKTLAYMKKDFNGLCFTNLVDYDMLYGHRNDVEGYAKALTYFDERLPELLAQMKDEDILMITADHGCDPSTPSTDHSREYTPLLMYGKPIKAGVNYGTRECFADTAATILNYFGIKPECAGKTIIEF
- a CDS encoding SpoIIIAH-like family protein; the protein is MKKMFRKNQIIITALALMIAVAGYISYMNENIDDKAVAQTAANASDAVTDDAMQEEYEISDEDSLLEGDIFVAEEPDESVDVAQETTETNVDAQVEEGENMENAGAAVLTSTTVGNVDFAAEMKLNREQIRSKNKEALLEIIDNTSVTEEQKQSAVNEMITMTDIAEREAAAEMLLEAKGFSDVVVSITDESCDVVLNMGDVTDAKRAQVEDIVKRKTNISAENIVITPITTQAQQQ
- a CDS encoding stage III sporulation protein AF, with the translated sequence MFEFMKSYLAVFLLFMLFFQLVPAKTYQKYIRFFMGILLAFVFLSPVLSLFMNPEEFLEKVQYEAFLEEAEEINQNAKKIEFSKQSEYFEQYKKLVEDEIERVVAAQNFTVKQLEIELTEQYEVSHISLTVTGDASHQIIIGKIEVGEEGEQTPQEKELCKNLKEALMEHYGLSEEQLDISYE
- a CDS encoding stage III sporulation protein AE, which translates into the protein MKKGIIGLFIFFFLNFLLFPQQTFAYEKTGQGQTREEKGIGEQTLEELQEEMDFSSLDDVLTDMDEKTSFSDLFEALWKGETKNLDITQVMDSVKDAICAQVRENRKILAEILLLLAAFSTLSNFTGMLEKTYVSDICFMLLYCLLSVLLLQSVMNVSELVSQSLQNCISFMKALVPTFCFTMMFSSNVNSSLGFYQLSFLVIYLVEWIFERFLLPGVHFYILLELFGNFFEEDKFKGFTELMKSLIQWTFKACWGIILGLNVIQNLIAPAKDRLTGGAFGKVASFLPGIGNSFSSVSELLVGSGMVIKNCVGVAALLLLGIVCLVPFLKIMCMVVLYKVTGAIAGPISDKRIYGCMEGVTNGCILYAKTLGTCLLLFVVTIALTTAATSVMY